TGCGCGGAGATCTGGAGCAATCTCGGCTCGTTCTGCGAATCGGTGTCCGCGAATGTGAAGAAGGGCACCAGCAACGTCGGCATCACCTGGGACGGAAACGCGGCGGACGCCGCGACCGTCTATTTCGACGAGTTCATGCAGAAGCTCGGCGAGTTCAAGGAGACGTTCGAGTCGCTTCGGCAGTGTTATGCCGAAGGGGCCCAACTGGCTTTCCAGTTCGCCGAGTTCCTGAAGTCCTTCATCGTGATGTTCTCGGACATGCTGGTGATCTGGCTGGTGAACCTGGCGGCGGCGCAGGCCGTCAACCTGATCCCGGTCGGCGGCCAGGCGGCATCGATCGCCATGTTCGCGCTGTGCGCCGCGGAAGCGATCCGGATCATGCAGCTGTGGGCCGAGGCGGCGAAGGCGTTCGACACGATGGCGAGCGCCCTGAGCGCACTCGCCCTGGCCATGTCGGCGGCGGTCAACGGTTTCTCGGCGGCGGACGGTTTTCCCGAGGTGGACTCGGCCGGCTACGACCACAGGGCGGTCTGAATGCAGTTCATGGACGTCAGCGACCTCGATCTCTGGCTCACGCGCGTCCGTAACCTCACCGTCGTAGCCGCAGTCGCCTATCCGGCGCTCGGTGTCTTCCTGGCCGTGGACGAGGGCTGGCGCTGGAGTTTCGTGGCGTTGTTCCTTTTGTCGCCGGTGGCGGCCGTCCTGGGAATCCGCGCTCAGCGCGAGATCCGCGGCGGCCTGTCGGCGGCGGCGATGGCGCTGGCCATCGCGCCCCTCCCTTTGATGGCCGCGGCGGAAGCCCTCTAGGGGCGCCGACAACGAGCAGAGCCCCTGGCGACCGCCAGGGGCTCAGTGGTGCTCAGCGCTCAGTGCTGGACTCAGACGTTGACGCCGAAGTCCTGCGCGATACCGACCAGGCCCGAGGCGTACCCCTGGCCGACGGCGCGGAACTTCCACTCCGCACCGTTGCGGTAGAGCTCGCCGAAGACCATGGCGGTCTCCGTGGCGGCGTCCTCGCTCAGGTCGTAGCGGGCGATCTCGGCGTCGCCGGCCTGGTTGATGATGCGAATGAAGGCGTTCCGCACCTGGCCGAAGTTCTGCGAGCGGTTCTCCGCGTCGTAGATCGAGACCGGGAAGACGATCTTCTCGATGTCGGCGGGCAGACCGGCCAGGTTGACCTTGATCTGCTCGTCGTCGCCCTCGCCCTGGCCCGTGACGTTGTCACCGGTGTGGACGATGGTCTGGTCCGGCGTCGCCTTGTTGTTGAAGAAGACGAAGTGGGCGTCGGAGTAGACCTTGCCGGCCGTGTTCACCGCGATGGCCGAGGCATCGAGGTCGAAGTCCGTGCCGGTGGTGGTGCGGACGTCCCAGCCGAGGCCGACCGTGACGGCGGTCAGGCCCGGGGCCTCCTTGGTGAGGGAGACGTTGCCGCCCTTGGACAGGCTTACAGCCATGGGATGGTCCCTTTCCGTCTTTGGTGTCGGGCTTCGTGCGGTCACGAAGCTACCGTCACCCCACATAACGCCGGGAGGGGACCCGGAGGTTCCTGACGGCCTTTACTTTCTTTACTCGAACGAAAAGAGGGTGACGGATCGGGCGCGCGCAGGCGACGATGGACCACATGTCCGGTCGCGAACACGTCATCCGAGGCTCCGTCTCGCTCCCCGAGGCCGAGCTCATGTGGCGTTTCTCGCGTTCCTCGGGCCCCGGCGGTCAGCATGTGAACACGAGCGACTCGCAGGTGGAGCTCCGCTTCGACCTCGCGAAGACCGAGGCGCTGCCCCAGGTCTGGAAGGACCGGGCGCTGGAGCGGCTCGCCTCGAGGCTGGTCGGCGGAGTCATTTCCGTACGGGCGTCCGAGCACCGCTCGCAGTGGCGCAACCGCGAGATGGCCATGGTCCGTCTCGCCTCGCTGCTCGCCGAGGCCACCGCACCGCCGCCCAAGCCGCGCCGCGCCACGAAGATCCCCCGGGGCATCAACGAGCGCCGGCTGCGCAACAAGAAGCAGCGCAGCGACACCAAGCGCGGCCGCGCCGGAAGCGGCTGGGACTAGTTTCAGCGGGACTAGTTGCTCATCCCAGCTGCCGGTACTTCCCCCGGAAGTACGTCAGCGGCCCGCCCTCCGAGCTCGGCAGGTCCGCGGTCAGCACCCGCCCTATGACCAGCGTGTGGTCCCCGGCCTCGACCCGCTGCTCCGTACGGCACTCCAGCGTCGCCAGCGCGCCCCCCACCAGCGGTGCCCCCGACTCCTTGCCCCGTACGTAGGGGATGTCCTCGAAGAGCAGCCGGTCGCTGATCCGCCCCTTCATCGCGAAGCGCCCCGCCACATGGCGCTGGCTCTCCGAGAGGAGCGAGGCCGCCCACAGCGGCTGCTCGGCCAGCAGGTCGTCCATGCGCGATCCGTTGCGTACGGAGACCATCACCAGCGGCGGATCCAGCGACACCGACAGGAACGCGGTCGCCGTCATCCCGACGTCCTCGCCGCGCGGACCCTCGTCCTCGGCGCGCGCGGTCACCAGCACCACTCCGGCCGCGAGCCGGGACATGGCGGCGCGGAACTCCTCGTTGCTCACCCCCTCAGGATGGGGGACGGGCTCGGTTCGCGGGGCAGGGGTTGTCTGAAGCACAAGGGGAACGCTAGTGCCGGGTGGTGTGCCGCCACATCGGGCTCCGGTACCGGTCCAAGGTCCTAGGACCCGTTCATTTCCGGCCGTTTCTGAGCTGACTTGCGTTCAAGAAAGCGAAGGAGCGCTCCCACACATCGCCCTAAACCCTTCATCCCCTGATGTGACTTGAGTCACGTAAGCCAATATTTGTTGACCCTGTGTACCGGGTGCACAGCTCCCTGTGATTCAGTGGCCGTGAAGCTGCAACAAGAGTGTCGATCAGATCCCAGGAGTTGCTGTCGAGGTCTCGGGGGGTGCGAGCAGTCATGGAGACCGAGTCGGAACCGTACGTTCGCCTGGCGACCCTGCGGCAGCTCCACCAGGTCGTCACGGACCTCAACACGGCGCGGAGTCTGGCCGACACCCTGCAGACCGTCGCCGACGGCATCACCGCCGGACTCGGATACGAACTGGCCTGCGTCAACCTCGTCCGCCCCGACGGTGACCTCGTCGTCGCCGCCTTCGCAGGATCCTCCGCCGCCGAGGCCCTGATCACAGGACGCGTCGGCACCCGCTCCTCCTGGGAGCGCAGGCTCGCGATGGGCGAGGCCTGGGGCGATCTCGTCTTCATCCCGCACACCGAGGGCTGGGTCCTCATCGAGGACGACGTACCGCAGTGGCACACCGACGGTCCCGAGCCGCGCTTCGAGGACGAGTGGCACCCGCGCGACCGCCTGTACGCGCCCATGTACGCGTCCGGGAGCGGCCGCGAGCTCCTCGGTGTCATCTCCGTCGACCGCCCGCGCGGCGGCCGCCGGCCAGGACCCTGGGGCCAGGAGGCGCTGCAGATGTACGCCTCGCAGGCCGCCATCGCCATCTCCAACGCCCGGCTGCGCGCCAACATGCAGCGCGCCCTGGTGCGCCTGGAGCGCGAGCAGCAGGCCCTGCGCGCCAGCGAGGAATCCTTCCGGCAGGCCTTCGAGTACGCACCGAGCGGCATGGCCATCGCGGAGATGGGCGGCGACCAGCACGGCCGCATCCTCCGCACCAACGACGCGCTCTGCCGCCTCCTGGCCCGTCCCGCCGCCGCGATGCGCCGCTACTCCTTCGCCGACCTCGTGCACCCCGAGGACGTCGGCACACTGCTGCGCACCTCCGCCGAGGGCGGCCGCGCCGAGCTGCGGCTCGGGCGGCGCGACGGGACGTACGTCTGGGTCTCGCTCCGCAACTCCGTGGTCGCCGACACCGCCGACGGCCCGCGCTTCCTCCTCACCCACGTCGAGGACATAGAGGAGCGCAAGCGCCACGAGCTGCACCTGGCCCACCGCGCCTCGCACGACGCGCTGACGGGCCTGCCCAACAGCGCCGAGCTGCGCTCGCGGCTGAGCTCCCGCCTCTGCGCGCGGCCGTATGCGGTGCGCGAGACGGCCATAGAGGCGCTGGACGCGGCGTACGAAGGGGGCGGCGAGGCCGCCCACCGGCACGAGCTGGGCTTCGACTTCGGGACGGGCCCGGCGGGCTCGGGACCGTACGACCACCACGTCCACACGGTCGCGCCCTCCACCGGCCTCCCCGACGACGGCACGAAGGGGCTCGCGGTCCTCTTCTGCGACCTCGACGGCTTCAAGTCCATCAACGACCGCTTCGGCCACCACACGGGCGACGCGGTCCTCATCGAGGTCGCCCGGCGCCTGACGACGGGCGTGCGCGACGGCGACACGGTGGCCCGCCTCGGCGGCGACGAGTTCGTGGTCCTCGCGGACGGCCTGGGCGCGGCGGACGCGGCGGACCTGGCGGTCCGGCTGCGGAACGCGATCATTCCGCCGATCCGGGTGGACGGGCGCGCGGTCCGGGTCGGGGCGAGTTTCGGCATCGGATGGGCCGAGTGCGGAATGTCCGTGGAAGAGGTATTGCGCTCCGCTGACCAGCGGATGTATGTGGAGAAGCGCTCCCGGGCCAAGGTGCATCGTCGGGCGGGTTAATCCGTACGGGGTAGGCTCCCCCGGGTCAGCGATGTGTGAGGAGTACTAGGGATGAGCACGCCCGAGGACGACGATCCGTTCGGCTACCTGTACGAGGACGGCCGTGCGGCAGGCGCCGTCCCGCCGCCAGGTGGCGGCGGCTACGGCTACCCGGGCCCGTCCGCGGGCGGGCAGCAGCAGCCGGGGGTGCCCCGGACCTCGTACAACCAGGTCCGCACGGTCGGCGAGCGCCAGTACGGCCAGCCGCAGCAGCCCCAGCAGCCCCAGCAGCAGGGCTACGGCCAGCAGCCCCAGCAGCAGTACACACAGCCGACCGCGCAGTACGCGGCCCCGGAGACGTACGGCAACGGCGCCCCGCCGCAGCAGCCGCGCTACCAGGATGACTACGACGACGGCGGCCGGGGCCCGAACCACAAGGGCATCCTGATCGGCGCGGTCGCGGTGGTCGCGGTCGTGGTGATCGGCATCACGGTCGCGCTGATGAACGGCGGCGACGACACCAAGGACAACAAGGCGGGCGCGGGCAGCACGAGCTCCGCGGGCGCGGGCCAGTCCGTGAAGCCGAGCGACCCCGCGTCTGAGTCCCCCGAGGCCAAGCTGCCGAAGCAGGACGCGGCCACGCTCCAGCTCGGCGGCGGCGCGATCACCGACAAGACGGTGACGGGCGCGCAGGGCCCCGGTGGCACGTACATCAACGGCTTCAACGCGGTGGGCTCCTCGGTCACCTGGCAGGCGAACGTCGAGCAGGCGGGCGAGTACAAGCTGTCCGTCCGGTACGCGATCCCGGCCGTGGACGCCAATGCCACCCTGACGGTCAACGACAAGGCCAACAACTCGCCCCTGGGCCTGAAGAACTTCATAAAGTCCTCGGACACCGACTGGGCGAAGAACTGGCAGACCACCTGGGCGCCGGTGAACCTCAAGCAGGGCGAGAACACCATCAAGATCTCCTGCGAGCAGGGCAATCAGTGCAACGCCATCCTCGACTGGCTGGCGATCACGAAGAAGTGACCCCACCGGACACCGCGTCGAGGACCTGCACCTGAGGGAGCAGGTCCTCGTACGTTTTCCGGTCGAATTCCCCGGCCACCGGCGCCACCACCGTCGCCGCCGAAAGCGCCACCGCCCTCGACAGCCGCTCCGGCCACGGCAGTTGCTCCACGACCCCCGACAGCAGCCCCGCCACCGCCGAGTCGCCGGCCCCCGTCGGATTCCCCTCCAGCCGCGCCGGCGGCAGCGCCTGCCAGCTGCCCTCCGGGGTGGCGGCCAGCATGCCCTCCGCCCCCAGCGAGGCGACCACCGTACGGGCGCCCCGTCGGCGTGCGTCGCTCGTGGCGCGCAACGGGTCGCGCGATCCCGTCAGTTGGGCCAGTTCGTCCGCGTTGGGCTTGACCAGGTCGGGGCGGGCCGCAATGCCCCGGCGCAGGGGTTCGCCGCTGGTGTCCAGGAGGACGGGGACGCCCGCCGTGCGGGCCGTGCGGACGAGTTGGGCGTACGCACCGACCGGCACCCCCGGCGGCAGCGAGCCGCACAGGGCGACCGCCGAGACGCTGCGCAGCAGCGTCTCGTACCGGGTCTGGAAGATCTCCCACTCCGTGGCGGAGATCAGCGGCCCGGCCTCGTTGAGCTGCGTCGTGTCGCCGGTCGCCGCGTCCACGACGGCGATGGTGCGCCGGGTCGTCCCGCTGGAGTGGACGAGCGCGTCGGTCACGGGGGCGGCGGCCAGCAGGGACCGCAGCGTCTCGCCCGTGGTGCCGCCCGCGAAGCCGGTGACGACCGCCTCGTGGCCGAGCGCGGCCAGCACCCGGGCCACGTTGAGCCCCTTGCCGCCCGCGCGCTCTGTGACGGCTTCCACGCGGTGGCTCGCGTGCGGGACCAGGGCCGGGACGCGGTAGGTGATGTCGAGTGCGGTGTTCAGGGTGACGGTGAGAATCACGCAACTGATCATGTCAAAGCGGAAGCGGTTGTCCCAGTCCTCCGGGGCAACCGCTTTCCGTCCAACTAACGCTCAATTCGGACTACTTGGGGTCAATCACCCATTCGCCCTTGCGCATGACACCGACCAGATTGAACTCCGCGTCGAGCACGACGAGGTCCGCGTCCTTGCCCGGCTCCAGCGAGCCGACCTTGTCGTCGACGCCGAGCAGCCGTGCGGGGTTGGCCGAAATCGACCGTACGACGTCCTCGACCGGCAGCTTGTCGACCGTCACCGCGCGCTTGAAGGCGGTGTCCAGCGTCAGCGTCGAGCCCGCGATCGAGCCGCCCTCCACCAGCCGTGCGACGCCGTCCTTGACCTCGACCTCCAGCGGACCGAGGTGGTAGATCCCGTCGCCGAAGCCCGCCGCGTCCATCGC
The sequence above is drawn from the Streptomyces sp. NBC_01465 genome and encodes:
- a CDS encoding flavin reductase family protein, giving the protein MLQTTPAPRTEPVPHPEGVSNEEFRAAMSRLAAGVVLVTARAEDEGPRGEDVGMTATAFLSVSLDPPLVMVSVRNGSRMDDLLAEQPLWAASLLSESQRHVAGRFAMKGRISDRLLFEDIPYVRGKESGAPLVGGALATLECRTEQRVEAGDHTLVIGRVLTADLPSSEGGPLTYFRGKYRQLG
- the arfB gene encoding alternative ribosome rescue aminoacyl-tRNA hydrolase ArfB, with translation MDHMSGREHVIRGSVSLPEAELMWRFSRSSGPGGQHVNTSDSQVELRFDLAKTEALPQVWKDRALERLASRLVGGVISVRASEHRSQWRNREMAMVRLASLLAEATAPPPKPRRATKIPRGINERRLRNKKQRSDTKRGRAGSGWD
- a CDS encoding CBM35 domain-containing protein; amino-acid sequence: MSTPEDDDPFGYLYEDGRAAGAVPPPGGGGYGYPGPSAGGQQQPGVPRTSYNQVRTVGERQYGQPQQPQQPQQQGYGQQPQQQYTQPTAQYAAPETYGNGAPPQQPRYQDDYDDGGRGPNHKGILIGAVAVVAVVVIGITVALMNGGDDTKDNKAGAGSTSSAGAGQSVKPSDPASESPEAKLPKQDAATLQLGGGAITDKTVTGAQGPGGTYINGFNAVGSSVTWQANVEQAGEYKLSVRYAIPAVDANATLTVNDKANNSPLGLKNFIKSSDTDWAKNWQTTWAPVNLKQGENTIKISCEQGNQCNAILDWLAITKK
- the cdgB gene encoding diguanylate cyclase CdgB, which codes for METESEPYVRLATLRQLHQVVTDLNTARSLADTLQTVADGITAGLGYELACVNLVRPDGDLVVAAFAGSSAAEALITGRVGTRSSWERRLAMGEAWGDLVFIPHTEGWVLIEDDVPQWHTDGPEPRFEDEWHPRDRLYAPMYASGSGRELLGVISVDRPRGGRRPGPWGQEALQMYASQAAIAISNARLRANMQRALVRLEREQQALRASEESFRQAFEYAPSGMAIAEMGGDQHGRILRTNDALCRLLARPAAAMRRYSFADLVHPEDVGTLLRTSAEGGRAELRLGRRDGTYVWVSLRNSVVADTADGPRFLLTHVEDIEERKRHELHLAHRASHDALTGLPNSAELRSRLSSRLCARPYAVRETAIEALDAAYEGGGEAAHRHELGFDFGTGPAGSGPYDHHVHTVAPSTGLPDDGTKGLAVLFCDLDGFKSINDRFGHHTGDAVLIEVARRLTTGVRDGDTVARLGGDEFVVLADGLGAADAADLAVRLRNAIIPPIRVDGRAVRVGASFGIGWAECGMSVEEVLRSADQRMYVEKRSRAKVHRRAG
- a CDS encoding 1-phosphofructokinase family hexose kinase translates to MILTVTLNTALDITYRVPALVPHASHRVEAVTERAGGKGLNVARVLAALGHEAVVTGFAGGTTGETLRSLLAAAPVTDALVHSSGTTRRTIAVVDAATGDTTQLNEAGPLISATEWEIFQTRYETLLRSVSAVALCGSLPPGVPVGAYAQLVRTARTAGVPVLLDTSGEPLRRGIAARPDLVKPNADELAQLTGSRDPLRATSDARRRGARTVVASLGAEGMLAATPEGSWQALPPARLEGNPTGAGDSAVAGLLSGVVEQLPWPERLSRAVALSAATVVAPVAGEFDRKTYEDLLPQVQVLDAVSGGVTSS
- a CDS encoding TerD family protein, translating into MAVSLSKGGNVSLTKEAPGLTAVTVGLGWDVRTTTGTDFDLDASAIAVNTAGKVYSDAHFVFFNNKATPDQTIVHTGDNVTGQGEGDDEQIKVNLAGLPADIEKIVFPVSIYDAENRSQNFGQVRNAFIRIINQAGDAEIARYDLSEDAATETAMVFGELYRNGAEWKFRAVGQGYASGLVGIAQDFGVNV